CACCCGCCAGCAGGGCCGCGGAGTGCTGATGCTCGTGTCCATCAACGGGCGTGTCAGGCTCCCGATTCCCACCGCGCAAGGTGATGTACGGGAACCGTCCTGGTCCCCTTACCTGAACTGATGCGGTACTGACTCTTTTTCTGCTGTAAACACACCTAGAACTCATTAGGAGCTCCACCATGGAAATGCTGAAATTTGGCAAATTTGCCGCTCTGAGCCTGGCCCTGGCCGTGGCTGTTGGTTGCTCGTCCAAAGGCGGCGACGCCTCCGGCGAAGGCGCTGTCGATCCGAACGCTGGCTACAACGCCGGTGGCAGCGGCGTTGACGGTGCCCTGAGCGAAGAAGCCGCTCTGCGCGCCATCACCACCTTCTACTTCGAGTACGACAGCTCCGACCTGAAGCCGGAAGCCATGCGCGCTCTGGACGTCCACGCCAAGGACCTGAAAGGCAACGGCGCTCGCGTCGTTCTGGAAGGCCACACCGACGAGCGCGGCACCCGCGAGTACAACATGGCTCTGGGCGAGCGTCGTGCCAAGGCCGTTCAGCGCTACCTGGTGCTGCAGGGCGTTTCCCCGGCTCAGCTGGAACTGGTTTCCTACGGCGAAGAGCGTCCGGTTGCCACCAGCAGCGACGAGTCCTCCTGGGCTCAGAACCGCCGCGTCGAACTGCGCAAGTAATTCGCCATGCGTAAGTGCCCTCGTATCCTGACCTCCCTGGTGCTTGCCCTGCCGCTCGCGGCGGTGGCCGAGGTTCCCGTGATCGATAGCAGTGCCGGCTACGGCAGCAGCTATCCGCCGGCGGGTTACGGTACGAGTGGTGCCTACGCCGGGGGCGGGGCGCAAGCCCCGACCTCGGCGCAGGGCGAGCTGTTCATGCAGCTGCAGCAGATGCAGCAGGATATCGCCCAGCTCCGTGGCCTGGTCGAAGAACAGCAGAACGAGATCGAGCGTCTCAAGCAGGAGAGCCTGGCGCGTTACCAGGATCTCGACAGCCGCCTGCAAGGCGGTGCCGCAGGTGCCCAGCAGGCACCGGCACAGAATTCCCCGGCCGGCGGCGCGATCAATGCCGCTGGTACCCCCGCTGCCTCAGCCTCGCAGCCCCCGGCAGCCAGCAACGAGCCGGCCGATCCGGCGAAGGAAAAGCTCTACTACGATGCGGCCTTCGACCTGATCAAGGCCAAGGACTTCGACAAGGCCAGCCAGGCCTTCGAAGGTTTCCTGCGCAAGTTCCCGCAGAGCCAGTATGCCGGCAACGCCCAGTACTGGCTGGGTGAGGTCAACCTGGCCAAGGGTGACCTGCAGGGCGCCGGCAAGGCCTTCGCCCAGGTCGCCGCCAGCTACCCGACCCATGCCAAGGTGCCCGATTCGCTGTTCAAGCTGGCGGACGTCGAGCGGCGCCTGGGTAACAATGACCGGGCCAAGGGCATCCTCCAGCAGCTGATTGCCCAGTACCCGGGCTCTTCTGCCGCCCAGCTGGCGCAGCGCGATCTGCAGCGTCTGCCTTGAGCCTTTCGGCGTTGTGAAAAGCCCGCGCTAGTCGCGGGCTTTTTCATGGGCACGCGCCCAGATCGTCGCCTGCGCGGCGGGAAAAATGTTGCCCGGGCGCTTTTTCGCTTAGAATCGCCGCCCCGACTTTCCCGCAACGGAGGCGGATGGCCTGTTTCGCCGTCACGCCCGGTGCCGATATGCAAACAACCCTGCGCATTACCGAGATTTTCTACTCGCTGCAGGGCGAGACCAATACCAGTGGCCTGCCCACGGTATTCGTTCGCCTGACCGGCTGCCCGCTGCGCTGCCAGTACTGCGATACCGCCTATGCCTTCAATGGTGGCGAGATCATGAGCCTGGAGGCCATCCTCGAGCGGGTGGCCGCCTTCAGGCCGCGTTATGTCTGCGTCACCGGTGGCGAGCCGCTGGCACAACCCAATTGCATCCCTTTGCTCGAGCAGCTGTGTGACGCCGGCTACAGCGTGTCGCTGGAAACCAGTGGAGCCATGGATATTGCCCCTACGGACCGACGAGTCAGTCGGGTGCTCGATCTGAAGACCCCGGGCTCGCAGGAGGTCGCGCGCAACCTCTACAGCAACCTGGATGAGCTGACCGGCAACGACCAGGTGAAGTTCGTCATCTGCTCGCGCGAGGATTACGACTGGGCTGTCTCCAAGCTGATCGAGTACCGCCTCGATCAGCGTGCCGGCGAGGTGCTGTTCTCGCCCAGCCACCAGCAGGTGGATGCCCGCGCCCTGGCCGACTGGATCATTGCCGACAACCTGCCGGTACGCTTCCAGCTGCAGTTGCACAAGATCCTCTGGAACGACGAGCCGGGGCACTGACATGACCGACAAGAAAGCCGTGGTGTTGCTCTCCGGTGGCCTGGATTCGGCCACCATCCTGGCCCAGGCCAAGGCGGCCGGCTTCGCCTGCTACAGCATGAGTTTCGATTATGGCCAGCGTCACCGTGCCGAGCTGCAGGCGGCCGAGCGGGTGGCGCGCCAGCTGGGCGTGGTCGAGCACAAGGTGATCGGTCTCAACCTCAACGGCATCGGCGGCTCGGCCCTGACCGACAGCTCCATCGCCGTGCCGGAGAGTCCGACCGAGGGCATCCCGATTACCTACGTGCCGGCGCGCAACACGGTGTTCCTGGCCCTGGCGCTGGGCTGGGCCGAGGTGCTGGGTGCCCACGACATCTTCATCGGCGTCAATGCGGTGGATTACTCCGGCTATCCGGATTGCCGTCCCGAATTCATCGCCGCCTTCGAGCGGGTGGCCAACCTGGCGACCCGCGAGGGCGTTGAGGGCAGCGGTTTCCGCATCCAGGCGCCGCTGCAGAATCTGTCCAAGGCGCAGATTGTGCAGATCGGCTTGCAGCATGGCGTCGACTACGGCCTGACCGTGTCCTGCTACCAGGCCGATGATGATGGTCGTGCCTGTGGCAAGTGCGACAGCTGTCGCCTGCGTGCGGCGGGCTTCGCCGCGGCCGGCGTGGCCGACCCGACCCGCTACGCGTAAGTTTTTTTCGTGGAGTGTTGATTTCCTGAATCAAATCAGTATCATGCGCACCGCGTTGGGTCGTTAGCTCAGTCGGTAGAGCAGTTGGCTTTTAACCAATTGGTCGTAGGTTCGAATCCTACACGACCCACCATATCGTCAAAGCCAGTCTTCAGACTGGCTTTTTTTATGCCCGCAAAAGGGCTGACAGAGGCGGCAGAGGGCCTGGTGGTATACTGGCCGCTCGCGTATCAGCGCTCGCAGGTTTCATGACATGACCCAGATTTCCGAACGCCTGCTGGTTCAGGCCCACCTCGCCGCCAAGCAGCCCAAGCCGCTGACCGCCGAGGAGGAGGCCTTCTACCGCAGCGAGATCGCCGCCGAGCTGAAGAAGCAGAACGCCGTGCTGGTGGCCCACTATTACTGCGATCCGGTGATCCAGGCCCTGGCCGAGGAAACCGGTGGCTGCGTGTCCGACTCCCTGGAGATGGCCCGTTTCGGCAACCAGCATGCGGCGCAGACCGTGGTGGTGGCCGGGGTCAAGTTCATGGGCGAGACGGCCAAGATCCTCAATCCGGAGAAGCGCGTGCTGATGCCGACCCTGGAGGCCACCTGTTCGCTCGATCTGGGTTGCCCGGTGGACGAGTTCTCGGCCTTCTGCGACCAGCACCCGGACCGCACCGTGGTGGTCTATGCCAACACTTCGGCGGCGGTGAAGGCGCGCGCCGACTGGGTGGTGACCTCCAGCTGCGCGCTGGAGATCGTCGAGAGCCTGATGGACAACGGCGAGAAGGTCCTCTGGGCGCCGGACCAGCATCTGGGGCGCTACATCCAGCGCGAGACCGGTGCCGACATGCTGCTGTGGGACGGCGCCTGCATCGTCCACGAGGAGTTCAAGGCCAAGCAGCTGGAAGACATGAAGGCGCTGTATCCGGAGGCCGCCGTGCTGGTGCACCCGGAGTCGCCCGAGGCGGTGATCGAACTGGCTGACGCAGTGGGCTCCACCAGCCAGCTGATCAAGGCGGCGCAGACCCTGCCGAACAAGACCTTCATCGTCGCCACCGACCGCGGCATCTTCTACAAGATGCAGCAGCTGTGCCCGGACAAGGTCTTCGTCGAGGCGCCCACGGCCGGCAACGGCGCCGCCTGCCGCAGCTGCGCGCACTGCCCGTGGATGGCGATGAATACCCTGCAGCGCACCCTGCAGTGCCTGCGAGAGGGCAGCAACGAGATCCTCGTGGAGCCGGCGCTGATTCCGCGCGCGGTCAAACCGCTCAAGCGCATGCTGGATTTCACCCAGGCGGCGCGGCTGAAGCTGGCCGGCAACGCCTGAGCCACGAGCGTTCATGAAAAAGCCCGGCGAATGCCGGGCTTTTCCGTTGCAGCGATCAGCGCAGCATCTTGTCGATGGCGCGCTGCTCTTCCTGGAGTTCCTGCTGGCGTGCATCGATGCGCGAGGCCAGGGGGAAGTTACTGCTGGCCCTGCGCTTGGCCAGGTCGAGCTGCTCCAGAGCCTGGTCGTAATCACCGACCAGGGCGAAGAACTCGGCGCGCGCCTGGTGCAGGCCAATGATATTGCCGGTCTGGCCGCGCACTTCGGCGACCTGGTACCAGATGTCCGGGTCGTTGCCGCGCTGCTTGAGCAGTTCGTCGAGGGCGACCTCGGCGTCCTTGTGCCGGTTCTGCTTGAGCAGCAGGTCGATGCGCGCCTGCTCCAGCGGGTAGTTCTCGGGATACAGGCCGCGCAGGCGCTCGATGCGCTGGCCGGCCTCGGTCGTACGGTTGGCGGCGACATCCAGTTCGATCATCGCCAGGTTGTAGTGCAGGTCGTTGGGCGCCTTGAGCAGCAGTGCATTGAGTTCGCTGCGTGCCTCGTCCAGTCGGCCGCCCTTGATCTGCGCGATGGCCAGGCCGTAGCGCGCGGCGTCCAGCTGCTGGTTGCTGTCGAGCATGGCGCGGAAGCGTTTGGCGGCAATACCCGGGGTCTCTTCGAAGATCAGCTGTACGCGGGCGCGCATCAGCTGGTACTCCAGGCTGTCCGAGCGGCCCTGGGCGGGGAATTGTTCGGCGCGGTTGCGGGTGTCGGCCACGCGCGACTCGGTCACCGGGTGGGTGAGCAGGAACTCCGGCGGCTTCGAATCGTAGCGGTACTGACGCATCAGGCGCTCGAACATGCTCGGCATGGCGCGTGGATCGTAGCCGGCACGCTCCAGGTTAAGCAGGCCGATGCGGTCGGCCTCCTGCTCGTTCTGCCGGGAGAAGCGCCGCTGTTCCTGAATGGCGGCAGCCTGAGCGCCCATGATGGTGGCGATGCCGGCATCGCCGGCGCCCGCGGCGGCGGCGACTATGCCGGCGAGCATGGCAGCCATCACCGGTACCTGCATGCGCTTCTGCGCTTCGACCCCGCGGGCGAAGTGGCGCTGCGAAAGGTGCGCCAGTTCGTGGGCCATCACCGAGGCGTACTCGGCTTCGGTCTGGGCGTGCAGCAGCAGGCCGCCGTTGACCCCGACTATTCCGCCGGGGGCGGCGAAGGCGTTGATCTGCGGGCTGTTGAGCAGGACGAACTCCAGGCGCCGATCCTCCAGCTGGCTGGTTTCGGCCAGGCGATAGACGCTGCTTTCCACGTAGTCCTTGAGTTGCGGGTCGGACAGCTGGTCGATCTGACCACGCAGGATGCTCAGCCAGGCGCGGCCGAGACGATGTTCCTGTTCGGGCGAGAAGATCGAGGAGCTGGCGTCGCCCAGCGAAGGCAGGTCGCTGGCGCCGACGGGCAGGGCGAGGCAGGCGAGGGCGAGCAGGGTGGGGCGCAGAAGATTCATGCACGAGGCTCTGGCGTGGGCAAAGCCGTTACTCTAGCCGGCCAGGCCGGCCGCTGGCCAGGCTTGTGCGGTATCCTTGCCGGCCTGCGAGGAGATGCCCATGACCGAGATGCCCACCTGCGATGCCGAACTGGATGCCAGTGGCCTGAACTGCCCGCTGCCCCTGCTCAAGGCCAAGCTGGAGCTCAATCGCCTGCCCAGCGGCGCGGTGCTCAAGGTGATCGCTACCGATGCCGGCTCGCAGCGCGATTTCCGCGCCTTCGCCCGCCTGGCCGGGCACGCCCTGCTGCGCGAGGAAGAGGAAGACGGCGTGTTCCGCTACTGGTTGCAGAAGGCCTGATGGTGCTGCAATGAACAAGGGCCGCGTTTGCGGCCCTTGTCGTCATCCCTGGTGCAGCGCCTGCGCGGCTGCCAGCACCTCGTCCACGTGCCCCGGCACTTTCACGCCACGCCATTCGCGGCGCAGCACGCCCTCGGCGTCGATCAGGAAGGTGCTGCGGTCGATCCCCAGGTATTCCTTGCCGTACAGCTTCTTCGGCTTGATCACGTCGAACAGCTGGCAGAGCGCCTCGTCCTTGTCGCTGATCAGCTCGAAGGGGAAATCCTGCTTGCACTTGAAGTTCTCGTGGGACTTCATGCCATCGCGCGAGACGCCGAAGATCACCGTGTTGGCGGCCTGGAAGGCGGCATGCTGGTCGCGGAAGCCCTGGCCCTCGGTGGTGCAGCCCGGGGTGCTGTCCTTGGGATAGAAATAGATCACCACCTGGCGGCCCTTGAGCGCGCTCAGGGAGACCTGCTGGCCGCTGGTGGCGGCGGCGCTGAAGTCGGCGACGGGGTGGTCGAGGGAGACGGCCATCGTTAGCTCCTTACGGGTTCTGCGGGCGCCAGGGTTCGATCAGGGCGTCCAGGTTGAGAGCGTCGGCGAAGTCGAGGAACTGGTCGCGCAACCAGCTGATCTGCGTGCCCGGCGGCAGGGTCACGGTCAGGGTGGCGTTGAGCAGGGTGCCGCCGGTCTGCGGTGCCTGGTAGGTGTCGCAGGTGATGTTCTCCAGCTCGACGCGGTGGTCGCTGAAGAACTGGCACAGCTCGTTGAGGATGTCCGGGCGGTAGGCGCAGCTGACGTAGGCGACGTAGGGCAGGGCGTTGGGGCGCACGTCGAGGGCGCCACTACGCACCATGTTGACATTGAAGTCGTGGCGCTTGGCCAGTGCTGGCAGGGCACCTTCCAGGCGGGCCAGGGCATCCCAGCTGCCGCTGACCTGCAGCACCAGGGCGCTGTATTCGCCGTGGCGGGTCAGGCGGCTGCTGACGACACCACAGCGGTTCTCCTGGCTGGCCCGGCAGAGCACGCTGGTCAGCTCCATGGGGTTGGCGCCGAGGGCACTGATGACGAGGAATTGTTCGCGAACCTGGGGGGTGGACATGCAGCTTTCCTGAAACGATGGGCGCCCGGCGCAACGCGGCGCCAAACAAAGGGGGAAGGGTAGCGAAAAGCGCCGCTCAGGGGAATGCTGCGGCGGTTGTGCAACACCGGAGCCGCCAGTACCATTACGGCTCTCTTTTTCCGGCAGGAGCGGTTGCATGATTTCGGGCAGTATGGTGGCACTGGTCACGCCCATGGACGCACAAGGCGGTCTGGACTGGGACGCCCTGAGCAAACTGGTCGACTTCCACCTGCAGGAAGGCACCAACGCCATTGTCGCCGTCGGCACCACCGGCGAGTCCGCCACC
This DNA window, taken from Pseudomonas alcaligenes, encodes the following:
- the pal gene encoding peptidoglycan-associated lipoprotein Pal, which gives rise to MEMLKFGKFAALSLALAVAVGCSSKGGDASGEGAVDPNAGYNAGGSGVDGALSEEAALRAITTFYFEYDSSDLKPEAMRALDVHAKDLKGNGARVVLEGHTDERGTREYNMALGERRAKAVQRYLVLQGVSPAQLELVSYGEERPVATSSDESSWAQNRRVELRK
- the ybgF gene encoding tol-pal system protein YbgF translates to MRKCPRILTSLVLALPLAAVAEVPVIDSSAGYGSSYPPAGYGTSGAYAGGGAQAPTSAQGELFMQLQQMQQDIAQLRGLVEEQQNEIERLKQESLARYQDLDSRLQGGAAGAQQAPAQNSPAGGAINAAGTPAASASQPPAASNEPADPAKEKLYYDAAFDLIKAKDFDKASQAFEGFLRKFPQSQYAGNAQYWLGEVNLAKGDLQGAGKAFAQVAASYPTHAKVPDSLFKLADVERRLGNNDRAKGILQQLIAQYPGSSAAQLAQRDLQRLP
- the queE gene encoding 7-carboxy-7-deazaguanine synthase QueE; this translates as MQTTLRITEIFYSLQGETNTSGLPTVFVRLTGCPLRCQYCDTAYAFNGGEIMSLEAILERVAAFRPRYVCVTGGEPLAQPNCIPLLEQLCDAGYSVSLETSGAMDIAPTDRRVSRVLDLKTPGSQEVARNLYSNLDELTGNDQVKFVICSREDYDWAVSKLIEYRLDQRAGEVLFSPSHQQVDARALADWIIADNLPVRFQLQLHKILWNDEPGH
- the queC gene encoding 7-cyano-7-deazaguanine synthase QueC, which gives rise to MTDKKAVVLLSGGLDSATILAQAKAAGFACYSMSFDYGQRHRAELQAAERVARQLGVVEHKVIGLNLNGIGGSALTDSSIAVPESPTEGIPITYVPARNTVFLALALGWAEVLGAHDIFIGVNAVDYSGYPDCRPEFIAAFERVANLATREGVEGSGFRIQAPLQNLSKAQIVQIGLQHGVDYGLTVSCYQADDDGRACGKCDSCRLRAAGFAAAGVADPTRYA
- the nadA gene encoding quinolinate synthase NadA; this translates as MTQISERLLVQAHLAAKQPKPLTAEEEAFYRSEIAAELKKQNAVLVAHYYCDPVIQALAEETGGCVSDSLEMARFGNQHAAQTVVVAGVKFMGETAKILNPEKRVLMPTLEATCSLDLGCPVDEFSAFCDQHPDRTVVVYANTSAAVKARADWVVTSSCALEIVESLMDNGEKVLWAPDQHLGRYIQRETGADMLLWDGACIVHEEFKAKQLEDMKALYPEAAVLVHPESPEAVIELADAVGSTSQLIKAAQTLPNKTFIVATDRGIFYKMQQLCPDKVFVEAPTAGNGAACRSCAHCPWMAMNTLQRTLQCLREGSNEILVEPALIPRAVKPLKRMLDFTQAARLKLAGNA
- a CDS encoding M48 family metalloprotease, translated to MNLLRPTLLALACLALPVGASDLPSLGDASSSIFSPEQEHRLGRAWLSILRGQIDQLSDPQLKDYVESSVYRLAETSQLEDRRLEFVLLNSPQINAFAAPGGIVGVNGGLLLHAQTEAEYASVMAHELAHLSQRHFARGVEAQKRMQVPVMAAMLAGIVAAAAGAGDAGIATIMGAQAAAIQEQRRFSRQNEQEADRIGLLNLERAGYDPRAMPSMFERLMRQYRYDSKPPEFLLTHPVTESRVADTRNRAEQFPAQGRSDSLEYQLMRARVQLIFEETPGIAAKRFRAMLDSNQQLDAARYGLAIAQIKGGRLDEARSELNALLLKAPNDLHYNLAMIELDVAANRTTEAGQRIERLRGLYPENYPLEQARIDLLLKQNRHKDAEVALDELLKQRGNDPDIWYQVAEVRGQTGNIIGLHQARAEFFALVGDYDQALEQLDLAKRRASSNFPLASRIDARQQELQEEQRAIDKMLR
- a CDS encoding sulfurtransferase TusA family protein; its protein translation is MPMTEMPTCDAELDASGLNCPLPLLKAKLELNRLPSGAVLKVIATDAGSQRDFRAFARLAGHALLREEEEDGVFRYWLQKA
- a CDS encoding peroxiredoxin, producing MAVSLDHPVADFSAAATSGQQVSLSALKGRQVVIYFYPKDSTPGCTTEGQGFRDQHAAFQAANTVIFGVSRDGMKSHENFKCKQDFPFELISDKDEALCQLFDVIKPKKLYGKEYLGIDRSTFLIDAEGVLRREWRGVKVPGHVDEVLAAAQALHQG
- a CDS encoding glycine cleavage system protein R is translated as MSTPQVREQFLVISALGANPMELTSVLCRASQENRCGVVSSRLTRHGEYSALVLQVSGSWDALARLEGALPALAKRHDFNVNMVRSGALDVRPNALPYVAYVSCAYRPDILNELCQFFSDHRVELENITCDTYQAPQTGGTLLNATLTVTLPPGTQISWLRDQFLDFADALNLDALIEPWRPQNP